Genomic segment of Cottoperca gobio chromosome 23, fCotGob3.1, whole genome shotgun sequence:
ATCTGTCTGATAAGCTCCTGAAACTGGTCATCGGCCTCATGTGACGAGTGACCGTGCCAGTTCAGTACTGCAACAATCCAGTGTGTGTTCTCTGCACGACCATCACTGGGTTGGTTTGGATCGGCCACCAAACATGACGAGAACAGACGACGAACTGTCAGGACTGTAGATAGAAATCATTGGGGCCACCCTGACCTCCATTCAGGATTCATACTCCTCCAGTGTCAGGAAACATCACACCCTAGACGCAACGTGTTTCAAATGCTCCCCGAAACACTGTACGCCAAAACGACCAGATAGTTTCTTCCCACATGCTGTCACTCTGAACACTTATCAGTCACAAAGTGCCAATAACCCTCTAACACGACTGTACCTGTAAATGATATCTTTCACAGTttaaatactgtttttattatgttaatatcgtcactatataaatattaatataagcCCTGCTGTATGAAATGTATATACTGTCACATCCACCCACCTCATAAAGCAACCTGTTACATGAATCACTCTTCATCTATTGCAGTAACCGAGGTACTCTTCACTATTGAACTACTGTATTACTGTTTACAAATGTGGCCCAGAAAAGGGacgtttggggttccctactggagctgctgcccccgtgacccgaccaAGGATAAgaggtagatgatggatggaattttatagatataaatatatgaaaaaagtcATGGTAGGCCTATAGTACGTcaaaatacacaacaaaaagTCGAAAAGTATCATGattaaagtcatagtatagcatgagtaaagaacgagatcacgggtacaagcggccaaaatgggttttctcagacgggtggcgtctcccttagagatggggtgagaagctcagccacccgtgagagactcggagtagagccgctgctcctttgtgttgaaaggagccagttgaggtggttcgggcatctagtaagggtgccacctgggcgcctccctagggaggtgttctgTCTTTGGACGGTCAAGCTTTGGGCTGGAACAAGGCGCTCTGTCTTTGTTGTTCTTATTTGGtgtctgtttacattttggaacTTAGGCTGAACAGTCAAGGTTTTTATGCATATGAGCTAGACCACatatgtcaaactcaaggcccgcGGGTCGGATGGAATTATCTTTTGCCCGCAGGATAATATCTAATTAATATTAgaactggcccgccggtataTTGCACGCaccactaatactactaatcccacaatgcactgccaCTGCGTTGGCGCGTCAATTGAGGACCCGAAAGCGCGAGCCCTTGCCACTCCCACTCTTTCATCAGCAGCTGTCAACTTTCAGCTATCCCTCTACTCAAAAAATGGCTAAACGAAAGGTGGACTTTGAAAACAAGGGTTTTcaaggcaggtgggaggcagagTATATGTTCGCAAATGTAAAGGGAAAACACTTCTGATACTGCCCAGctgtccattttctttttttttaaagttatatttttgggcttttcatgcctttatgatagtgaagtgcagattgtgaaagggggagagagagagaaggggaacgacatagaGCAGATGACCACAGTTcagactcgaaccagtggccgctgtggcaaggactcagcctttgtatatgggacgcctgtgctactgGGATGCCTCCAGCTATCCATTTTTCAGTGGACTCAAATCTATTTGAAGAGGTATCCAGATGTGTAAATGATATGAGGCTGCCTTGGGATAAACTTGTGGGACTGACAACAGATGGAGCGCCCGCGATGTGCGGTCAAAAGAGTGGATTGGTGGGCAGGATTCAGGAGGAAAACGCCACAGGTGAGCTGACAActtatcactgcatcatacaccaggaaacGTTGTGTGGCAAAGCAGTGAACTTCATAAGAGCCAAAGGTTTAAATCATCACCAGTTCAAGTCTTTTCTGGAGGAGTTGGGTTCAGAATATGGTGACTTGCCCTGTCACACAGAGGTGCGATAGCTAGGCCAAGGAAAAATACTGAAAAGATGTTTCGAGTTGCGTGACGAAATCTGTCAGTTCATGGAAAGTAAAGCGAAAGACGCAACAGAGCTCCGAGATCAAAAGTTTCTGTGTGACATCACGAGCCATCTCAATGCGctcaacctgcagcttcaggggcGGGACTCCAATGTAGTGacgtatgactctgtgggcgctgcacagtttccacgTTTCATCCCGGACACAATGCCCCAGCTGCGTACCCAAGCTGCTCAAATGCTCtctatgtttggcagcacatacctgtgtgaacaactgttAAACAATAATATCACACAGGACTCGTCTTACTGATGAACACCTTCACTCAATCCTCaggatttcctcagctcagagtTAATGAACATTAATGAACTTGCATCCAAGATGAGATGCCAGGTATCTGGCTTAGACTAGTGTGCATCACAGAGCAGCAAACTGAGCTttaatgtgtttcctttttgcACTTTGTTCTTGCTACCACAGGGCATGTTTGGTTTTTCTttgaaggaaattattttttagatggatggatggatggatactttattcatcccgagggaaatttaggctgTTGTTGGCGTctggaaaaatgttttcattagaaaTTACTCTGGAAAAGCTGCAGATAGAAATGTATGCAActgatttttcatttatttaatatttaatgttgtttttataggcAATAACTTAAGCTTTGTTAGTTCCAGGTTCAATAAGTTAATTTCAATAAGTTTTGCAATAAACATTGAACCCTAGACTTGTAtcgatttatttattttggcccactgtgtatttgagtttgacacccctgacctCGACAGTAAATATCTGCTCAGTGTCTGGGCCTGAGTCCGTATAGGTCGGCgtcctgttagtgacccctgctcgAGTTgatttataaggtactatgagatccttaagatatgctggagcctgaccattaattgatttgtaagtcaggagaaggattttgaattctattctgtattttaccgggagccagtgcagagcagctaatacaggagtaatatgatcccgtttccttgttcttgtcaatacacgtgccgctgcattttggatcaactgaagagtcttaagcgactttttgggacgacctgataacaatgagttgcagccTTGTAGTAACAaagcatggactagtttttctgcatcattttgagacaggacgTTATGTTTGCGATgttagatgaaagaaggcagtccttgagatttgttttatgtgggagttaaacgacagatcctgatcaaagataacacgttagctgtgtctcaattcagtgGCTGCGGCCTCCGAAGGCCGTATTAAAGGCTATTTGgccaaatattaatattacacaacCGGGTCAGAGGACTCCTGTAAGTATAGATTGTGAAAGTGATGGAACCAGGTGGAACCACCGAGGGGCCGTTGACGTTTTCAGCAGATCAAAGTgccaaataaaatgtcaatataaAGAAACTGCTCACGTTTCAGAAGAACAGCTTCTGATTCCTGCAGCAGCTACTGAACAGGTACTTCTTCTCCTACATCatcatatttataatattgtataaaatgttaataGTTATGATTAAATTGTATGTTATCTTTATACCAAAAATCTGACTAAACTATTCTatatactaaaatatatattttacagagaggcttaattatattaaatagaaatgtattccAGATATATTGTATAAAGTCACTGaaacaacaaatcaatatgAAACGTGATTTAAAAAGTAACGAGTATCTTTCTAAATATTTATTGTAGAATACTTTACAAACTATTCAACAATTTAACAAGGTATTATAATCATGAGATGCAAagttataactatatatatatatatagaatatatattacaAACCGATTATTAACCATTAACAAAGTGTTACAAATATCCATCTATGTTTATAGATCattaagaaatatttaatacagaatataaaatgtaatatgatCCACAATACTGTTCATAAAtattagtttattaatgtaattgtTATCGACTTATCAGCTatgatacaataaataatttataaaataataatcatagtTATAATAGCTGATAACTatgatacaataaataatatatcaaataataatttttatatTACACAATGTAATGAAAAAATCACAAATTATAGTATCACTAATAATTAGTAAACATTAATTATTTACTATTTACTGTAGTTTAATTAACTACCATCTATTAATTGAGTTTAATATAGTGTTAGCACATTACAggaatatgtaatataatatatggacATAATATGGCAAACGTTTTTAGACCTCGAGTTATTTTTGGTTATTGAATGCACAACATTTAGATTATTATCTAATGTACTAAATCCTTTTGCCCGTGTTGCAGTCATGGCGTTCCCTCGGCGGTCTGCCTCGATGCTGTTGGCTTCGTTGATCCTTCTCTACTGGACGACCTCCTCAGCTCGGTCACATGACCCCACCTCCTCCGACCTCTCACCCCCCCACAGGGTGAAGAGGGATCAGGCTtttgagaacagagagaaattCAAAGAGACCTTCGAACTGATAAAAGACTCCGTGTCCTTCACCCACGACATTTTGAAGGTGAAAGATGTACTTCAGAAACTCGGAAAATTTGCCAGCTTGGCTCCCGGCGGACTTGGTGCGGTCTTCTCCCTCATCAACGTGATCTTGATCTTCATCCCTCAACATGACCCGGTGATGGAGGAGTTGCAGAAAGGGTTTTCTGAAGTGAACAGGAAGCTGGACTCGCTCTCCATCCATATCTCCAACCTGGCAACAGACGTGGAATGGTTCAACTACGCCAGCGTCTACTCTCAAGATGAGGTCCGCATCCTCAACGCTTGGAAGAAGTTCGATGAGCTTCGTGTGAACGGTCGGTCGGTGGAGAGTGGAGAGGATAAACTCCGACTGGTAGAGATATTCACAAACTACTATGAATACACAGCAACTGAGGCCAGTGTGGCCAACCTCTACCATTACCTGACGGTGGAGAGCACGTCTCTCAGTGGAAACATCAACCAACTGCTGACAAAGAAGTTTAAATGTGACATTAAAGAGATCGTCAAGTTTAACATCTATTTCAGTACCTTGCTATGGAAGGGGATGGTGCTCAACGAGGTCTACTGGAAACTGATTGGTTTTAAATCAGGAGACAAAGAAGCCGAACACGCCAAGATGTTAAATAACGTCTACGCAGCTCAGATGTCAGCTGTGGACTCCTGCCTGAAAAACAGTGAGTGGTACATGAAGGAGGACATTAAGGAGATCACCAAAGCACTCGGTACTAACGACAAAACAGCCTTAGCTGGTGAGGTGAAAAAGGCTCTGGATAAGAAGTACGACTGGTACGactgggtggtggtggtgttcaACAACGATGAGGATACCAATTATATCCGATATGATCTGACTGAGGTCTCGGTGGACAAGGTCACGGTCGCAGTGGGCCCCACTCGGAGAGCAGCAGACCACCATGAATATGATTTGATCAGAGTAGCCGATGAATGCTTTAAAGACAAAGTGTGTGACGTTAAGGAACGACTAGGTACCTTTGTGTATAACTACATTAATGAACATTCTACTACTGGAGATATATTTCCTTTAAAATTTAAAGATTACGCTACAGCGACCCTTGCTGCCTATGGGAGCGACTTTGTTCAGGTCCCAGAACCCTTTCGCGAATATGACTGTTGGTGGGGGTCGTACACAAGAAAGATTTCCGTCTACCGCTCCAAGAAGTCGCCCAACTGCGTATCTGGCAGGACGTGTAGTAACGGAGGAACGTGCAAGACGCTGCTGGACTCCAATGattttctgtgtgagtgtcGGAACGGGTACTACGGTGACACATGTGAGCAGAAGAAGGACATGTCGGTGGTGCAGGAGATGAATGCTCTCTACCCTGTGACCAGTATCGTCACCACACAAGGGAAACTGAAGACGATGGGGGCTAAACTGCAGGAGATCCTCGACACCATCAATGCCAGATGTCCCAGGCAGTAGCAGATATCTACAGACGGACGACAACAATGAAGGAAGAAATGATGGAACAAGAACAAGTCAAATCTACAGAGGAAGGTCTTCAGTCCCAACAAGTTTCACAGCAGGAGCGCTTGATGCTACCACCAGAGGGCACCAAAGTAAACAGAGTGTAGGATTTTAATTATGTAAGAAGTGTTTTATGCTGtcagataaaaagaaaattcacTGACTTGTCAAACATTCTCATAAAGTTTGATCACACACGTAAAAATCAAAACTGTTTAAAACTTTTTGTCAAGAATCTGTGAATCAATGTCGAGAGCATCTGCTGAGTTTTGCTTGTACGTCTaagaacaaatataataattgtaCGATGAGTTCACCTGTTGGACCAACCAGGTTTCAACttgaacttgtgtaaacatttctttattgatCTGGAAATAAAAGGGATTaagaagtttttgttttgtcgtTGTTGAAGCTTCAGAGTGTTGAAAAACTTCAGCTAGTTCTGCTTCCTGACATCTGAACAGCTCAACTACTTACAGGAAGTGAAAAGAAGAATGACACTGAATGTTACGTGGAAATCATTTTATCGTAATTAACCAATTTGCAGATGACAGAacactgttttaaaaataatcaagCCAAATACATCCTGCTAAATATgctaaaaactaataataaatgtaaaacatattcaaGCTATCTAGATTATACAGtaagtaaataataatgttataattatACTGTTATaatttactatttaaaacatatcCAAACTCATTGTGATACATTCaggttttaataaataatattaatcaGTATTACCCTTAAATTTCAACAGGAAAAGTATTCAtcgtaatatatatataaatatatatatgttataatataataataataataatatatataataataataataatatataatataataataataatatataataatatataataataatatataataataataatatatatatatttatctatatatatatgatatatttatctatatataaatatgatatctatatataaatatgatatatatataaatatgatatatctatatatatatacacatcatatctatatagatatctagatagatctatctatctagatatctatatagatagatctatctatatagatatctagatagatctatctatctagatatctatatagatagatctatctatctagatatctatatagatagatctatctatctagatatctatatagatagatctatctatctagatatatctatctatatagatagatctatctatatagatagatctatatagatagatctatctatatagatagatatatctagatagatagatctatctatatagatatctagatagatctatctatctagatatctagatagatagatctatctatctagatagatctatctatatagatatctagatagatctatctatctagatatctatatagatagatctatctagatagatagatctatctatctagatatctagatagatagatctatctagatatctatatagatagatctatctatatagatatctagatagatctatctatctagatatctatatagatagatctatctatctagatatctatatagatagatctatctatctagatatctatatagatagatctatctatctagatatatctatctatatagatagatctatctatatagatagatctatctagatatctatatagatagatctatctagatagatagatctatctatatagatagatctatctatatagatatctagatagatctatctatctagatatctatatagatagatctatctatctagatatctatatagatagatctatctatctatctctatatctatatctatctagcTCTTACAGCCGGGAGACAGAAGAACGACAGGAAACAAACGTATCCACCTTCAGTTTATGTTCAGTTCAGCCCTGTTAGTACTTCACAATACTGTCagatacaatatactgtatggcACACACTGATAATGGACCAATAGCTTGACATTTCAAAGTGTACATTTCAAAGTCAAGACAAAGTACAGGGACATAATCAACATATCGTTATAAACACAGACTATACACGTGATGTTTTCTCCTATTTAATATCCATTTTGCAAAGTTGTCACCAGCAAAACGTCTAATTACAACAATCTCTGTAATAATCAcatcaaacatttaattataacAGAACTGTCATTTTCTCAAGTCCTCACCTTTAAATCAAAAGGTCAAACCGTGTCAAAGCCAAGGAGGAAGTTTTATCGACAGCTCGTTTGTGTCGGACACCGTCCGGATCCTTTGTTTTGATGTCATCCGCGGTGCGTGTCCACGAGCTGATGACCTCCAGCTGACCTCGTGTGCCGGCAGCGTTCCTCACatccacacagacaaacatttcaGTCTGAACAGCTCGGGTAAGATGACGCAGTGACATACCAACAAGTAAACTTTAAGTCTTTTTGAGAATGAATCCTGCAACAATGAGCAGTTTTAGATGAATGAGAAGGATATTTTTTTACAGGTGGGGGGGTGAGCTTTCAGAGAGGACAAGCGGCATCCTGGTCTCCTCCAAAGTGACGTGGCCTCTTCCAGACCTCCTCTTCTCTGATCTGTTCTTTCCCCAAACATAAGCTCCGCATCGCAGCCACAGGTTGGACCAGGAGAGGGCAGCTGGATCCTGAATCACGTCTAGTTCGCAAAACCTgcaggaaagaagaaagataACGTAGAATCTGCAGGAATCCATACTagatttaatatacatttacttATTCCCTCTCATTTGCACTATATTTAATTGATGAAgcatttaaaaaggtatttgCTTTGTACGAGTTTAAAGAATGTGGGTGTACTCACTCACACGATTATTGTACTAATCAACATATAAGATGAATAAACAGCGATTACTCACTTAAAATGCAAATTCATGAGCAAAAAGGCACataaaaatcatttatatatgCTAAATCTATTACCTTTAAAGTGATTATAATTAGTGGAGTAGTAATTATGattatttagtttgaatattttaCGCACAGGTTTATGTGATGATGAATATGAAGAGAAATAAAGGAGAAATCTGGACGTTAAGGTGATGAAATATTGGTATTTTGGGAACAATTTTAAGAAAACACACGATTATTACTTGGTAGCAGTAGCACGATGCCGATGTTACCGATTTATCACCGCTGCTATAAACAATATCACACTCAAAATATGACCCTTACCTCCGTGTGCTTCATCATCACCAGCTGTTATATGGCGTTATTTCCGCTCTCTgtggggaagagagagagatacgcCACTTCAACATGGAGAAGATACAATAACTCTGACACTAATgaacagcaggtggcagcattacataaaatgtattgttgtttctggaCAGGTGTCACTCTTCATCCTCCCGAGGGACAAGATGAGAACACATCACATTTAAACTTTATCTGCCGTTTGATGAATCCCTAGTTCATGTACATGTGCGTCTCTTCCTCGGCTCATTGTCCTTCCCTCTCCGCTCTCTCGGTTGATAATGGCGTCTTCCTCCCCGTCTTCCTGCGCCGGTCGATAGGGTGGCTGTGATTCATTTAGACAGGCTGGCAGCAAGCTGTGTAAACATCCATTAGTAATTCATGACTCTGTCCGGCGTCCCCCCGGCTTCAATTAACCCTTACTGTTGGTGCATtcttcatctttctccatctgtgtctctcctctcattgCCTTTCATCTCCGTCCTTCATCTGTagtctcctcccctccctcagcGTTTAAATCATTCTCTTCGGGCCGAGTGCAGTTGTCAAATCACCCAACAGAAGCAAGCAGGTGGTGTGTAACATCCACCTAATGCATGAACATTAATAACTTACTGCTGGTGGGATGTGAACTGTCTTCTTATGGTACTGAGCTTTAATGGAAAGCCTCATTTAGCACTTGAGCCTCATGACTTttaagaattataataatatcctCGATTCAAAAGTGGAATAAGAATCAGAGAGCAGATCGTCAGGCCAGCGTCCAAATCGATTGTTGTTGCTGATACTtgttaaaaagtacaaaatctACTATTAGTCTTCTGGTGTTATGACTTCTAggacttcaaatcaaatgtatttatatagcctaatatcacatttgtctcagggggctCGAGTGTGAACACTACGGCTGAAACAACTAGTTGATCAATCGATTGGCTTATGTCCCTTTAAGGCAAAGCAGTGTTTGCTTGTGACCTTTCGTCACTATAAAGCAACGTTCCTCTCAGATTCATTCATCTGAGCAAGTTTTAGAGTCCTGAAGTGGTAAAACTCTCCACTATTTCCCAATAAGAAGCAAAGATTAGAGAAAGGccagcaaaaatacatttgttttagttttatcttGGCGATAAAATGATGGCCCTTACGATTACCTCTGATGATTCTCTGGAGCAGTAAATCAAAAGCAAATGAAACGACAGAAGTTACATTTTAAGTAACGTATTCGTTGCGTCGCTATTATTGCAGATTATCTGAATCCCTTTGGCGATTTAAATGCGTTGTCACGATTGTTTTTGGGAGCTTGACCATATAACTGCCTCAGAGCCGAGTACACAACA
This window contains:
- the LOC115028616 gene encoding SE-cephalotoxin-like yields the protein MAFPRRSASMLLASLILLYWTTSSARSHDPTSSDLSPPHRVKRDQAFENREKFKETFELIKDSVSFTHDILKVKDVLQKLGKFASLAPGGLGAVFSLINVILIFIPQHDPVMEELQKGFSEVNRKLDSLSIHISNLATDVEWFNYASVYSQDEVRILNAWKKFDELRVNGRSVESGEDKLRLVEIFTNYYEYTATEASVANLYHYLTVESTSLSGNINQLLTKKFKCDIKEIVKFNIYFSTLLWKGMVLNEVYWKLIGFKSGDKEAEHAKMLNNVYAAQMSAVDSCLKNSEWYMKEDIKEITKALGTNDKTALAGEVKKALDKKYDWYDWVVVVFNNDEDTNYIRYDLTEVSVDKVTVAVGPTRRAADHHEYDLIRVADECFKDKVCDVKERLGTFVYNYINEHSTTGDIFPLKFKDYATATLAAYGSDFVQVPEPFREYDCWWGSYTRKISVYRSKKSPNCVSGRTCSNGGTCKTLLDSNDFLCECRNGYYGDTCEQKKDMSVVQEMNALYPVTSIVTTQGKLKTMGAKLQEILDTINARCPRQ